In a genomic window of Anoplopoma fimbria isolate UVic2021 breed Golden Eagle Sablefish chromosome 6, Afim_UVic_2022, whole genome shotgun sequence:
- the mcm8 gene encoding DNA helicase MCM8, with amino-acid sequence RGGSGGGGGWRGGGGGGWRGGGGWRSRPWRGGSAGGGGWRGGGGARGGGSGNHTLSNQTVLCQATLDILCPYKGWSLYFKEGFIESSPSVEKIKVFEKYFTTKIELYDKDEIERQGSVLVDYADLTGDETVRAALPDLTKELKEQPEVLLNCLGLAVHQVLTVDLEKQAAELQGEELPVATPIINIPHISARLYNYEPLTPLRTLRASVFGRLVCVRGTVVRVSNIRPLCTRMAFRCLGCSTMQSLPLQHGKYVTPTKCIQPDCRSRSFGPIRSSSLTHTVDWQIIKVQELMGGEQRETGRIPRTVECHLTSDLCDSCVPGDSVTVTGIVRVTNDGTSRGNKDQCMFLLYLEATSVSNSKGQRSKSGQGSRGSLEDRSGGEEFSLKELYAIQEIQSQPDLLRLIAQSLCPVIYGHLVVKAALALVLFGGRQKHMDKNSVPVRGDPHILMVGDPGLGKSQMLQAVCNVAPRGIYVCGNSTSTTGLTVSLSRDSGTGDFALEAGALVLADQGLCCIDEFDKLGSQQQALLEAMEQQSVSLAKAGIVSSLPARTSVVAAANPIGGHYNRAKTVSENLKMGSALLSRFDVVFLLLDIPDESHDRHLSEHIMANRSGRGRTSSATVTRASNELETSILLDHSDMPLSERLQVPAGETVDPIPVPLLRKYISYARQYVHPSLSPEAAKTLQNFYLSLRSQAHSADSTPITTRQLESLIRLTEARARLELREIATNSDAEDVVEIMKHSLADTYSDGLGNLDFERSQLGSGMSQRSAAKRLVNALHLHAQRTNETQFDLQTLRSVANKMNIKVMDFEGLVSSLNEQGFLLKKGAKLYQLQTV; translated from the exons agaggaggcagcggtggtggtggtggatggagaggaggaggaggtggtggatggagaggtggtggaggatggaggagtaGACCATGGAGAGGTGGatcagcaggtggaggagggtggagaggtggaggtggtgctAGGGGAGGAGGATCAGGCAACCATACCCTCAGCAATCAGACAG TCCTTTGTCAGGCTACTCTAGATATATTGTGTCCGTACAAAGGATGGTCACTCTACTTCAAAGAAG GCTTCATAGAGAGCTCACCTAGTGTGGAGAAGATCAAAGTGTTTGAGAAATATTTCACTACCAAGATTGAACTGTATGACAAG GATGAGATCGAGCGTCAAGGCAGTGTTCTGGTGGATTATGCCGACTTGACTGGAGATGAAACTGTGCGTGCAGCACTTCCTGATCTGACCAAAGAGCTGAAGGAACAGCCAGAGGTCTTACTCAACTGTTTGGGATTGGCCGTtcaccag gtgTTGACTGTAGATTTGGAGAAACAGGCTGCTGAGCTGCAGGGAGAAGAGCTTCCTGTCGCTACACCGATCATCAACATCCCTCACATCAGCGCGAG GCTGTATAACTATGAACCGCTGACTCCGTTGCGGACGCTGCGGGCCAGTGTGTTCGGGCGGctggtgtgtgtgagggggacAGTGGTCAGAGTGAGCAATATCAGACCTCTGTGCACCAGGATGGCCTTCAGGTGTCTGGGCTGCTCCACCATGCAGTCTCTGCCACTGCAGCATGGGAAATACGTTACACCTACCAAG TGCATCCAACCTGACTGCCGCAGTCGTTCCTTCGGCCCCATCAGGAGTTCCTCTCTTACTCACACTGTAGACTGGCAGATCATCAA GGTGCAGGAGTTGATGGGCGGAGAACAGAGGGAGACTGGACGAATCCCGCGCACCGTGGAGTGTCACCTGACCTCCGACCTCTGTGACAGCTGCGTCCCCGGAGACTCGGTCACTGTGACGGGGATAGTTAGAGTCACCAACGatg GTACTTCCAGAGGGAACAAGGATCAGTGTATGTTCCTCCTTTACCTTGAAGCCACTTCAGTCAGCAATTCTAAAG GTCAACGGTCCAAGTCGGGTCAGGGGTCAAGAGGGTCGCTTGAAGATCGTTCTGGAGGGGAGGAGTTCAGTCTGAAGGAGCTGTATGCCATCCAGGAGATCCAGTCTCAGCCTGACCTGCTGAGGCTTATAGCACA GTCTTTGTGTCCCGTCATCTACGGCCACCTG GTGGTGAAGGCTGCTTTAGCCTTGGTGTTGTTTGGAGGCAGACAGAAGCACATGGACAAGAACAGCGTCCCAGTCAGAGGAGACCCACACATCCTGATGGTGGGAGACCCTGGACTGGGGAAGAGTCAGAtgttgcag GCCGTTTGTAATGTGGCTCCCAGAGGAATCTATGTTTGTGGCAACAGCACAAGCACCACGG GACTAACAGTGAGTTTATCCCGAGACTCAGGGACCGGGGATTTTGCTCTAGAGGCCGGAGCCTTGGTGCTGGCTGACCAAG GCCTGTGCTGCATCGATGAGTTTGATAAGCTGGGCAGCCAACAGCAGGCTCTGCTAGAAGCCATGGAGCAGCAGTCTGTGAGTCTGGCTAAGGCTGGCATAGTGTCCTCTCTGCCTGCCAGGACCTCCGTCGTAGCTGCTGCGAACCCCATCGGAGGACATTACAACAGAGCCAAGACGGTCTCTGAAAATCTGAA AATGGGCTCAGCGCTTCTCTCTCGATTCGAcgtcgtcttcctcctcctggacATCCCAGATGAGTCGCACGATCGCCACCTGTCAGAACACATCATGGCAAACAGGTCAGGAAGAGGCAGGACCAGCAGTGCTACAGTTACCAGAGCTAGCAATGAATTAGAGACCTCCATCCTGCTGGATCACTCAGACATGCCGCTGTCTGAACGTCTGCAG GTCCCTGCAGGGGAAACCGTAGACCCGATCCCGGTTCCTTTGTTAAGGAAGTATATCAGCTACGCTCGTCAGTATGTCCACCCGTCGCTCTCTCCCGAAGCAGCGAAGACACTTCAGAACTTCTACCTGTCACTGCGATCTCAGGCTCACTCTGCTGATTCCACACCCATCACCACACGGCAACTCGAGTCTTTGATCAGACTAACTGAG gCGAGAGCCAGACTGGAGCTCCGAGAGATAGCTACCAACAGTGATGCTGAAGATGTGGTGGAGATCATGAAGCACAG tctggCTGATACATATTCAGATGGTCTGGGCAATCTGGACTTTGAGCGCTCTCAGCTGGGATCCGGCATGAGTCAGCGCAGCGCTGCAAAACGACTGGTCAACGCGCTGCACTTGCATGCTCAGAGGACCAATGAGACGCAGTTTGACCTACAGACGCTTCGATCTGTGGccaacaaaatgaacatcaag GTGATGGATTTCGAAGGTCTTGTGAGTTCCCTGAATGAACAGGGTTTCCTCCTGAAGAAAGGAGCCAAGCTGTACCAGCTGCAGACTGTCTGA
- the crls1 gene encoding cardiolipin synthase (CMP-forming), giving the protein MAARCPEPRSAAEGTRGQRGGWALRAPGARGISTGKTPETPDRPDSLPGEETVPGQALFKFKELYENPWTIPNFLCVSRILLAPFLGYLIIEQHFHLSLALFTLAGATDLLDGYIARTWPSQKSALGSALDPLADKILISFLYVSLTYAELIPALLTALVISRDIGLIAAVFWVRYKTVPPPVTLSKFFNPCYTTAQLKPTLFSKVNTAIQLLLVASSLAAPVFQYTDSVLLQCLWYVTAVTTAASGYSYWHYGRKTVKLLNTRSP; this is encoded by the exons ATGGCGGCCCGCTGTCCGGAGCCGCGGTCCg CGGCCGAGGGCACGAGAGGTCAGCGGGGGGGGTGGGCTCTGAGAGCACCGGGAGCACGAGGGATCAGCACAGGGAAGACACCGGAGACACCGGACAG ACCGGACAGCCTCCCGGGGGAGGAGACGGTCCCGGGACAAGCGCTGTTCAAGTTCAAAGAGCTG tATGAGAACCCGTGGACAATTCCCAACTTCTTGTGTGTGAGTCGTATTTTGCTGGCTCCATTCTTGGGTTATCTGATCATCGAGCAGCACTTCCACCTCAGTCTGGCTCTGTTCACACTGGCCGGAGCGACAGACCTG TTGGATGGTTACATCGCCAGAACGTGGCCTTCTCAAAAGTCGGCGTTGGGCAGCGCTCTGGACCCGTTGGCTGACAAGATTCTCATCAGTTTTTTATATGTCAGCCTCACATATGCGGAACTTATACCAG cTTTGCTGACAGCTCTAGTGATTTCTAGAGACATCGGTCTGATAGCTGCTGTCTTCTGGGTCAGATACAAGACTGTACCTCCACCG gTGACCCTTAGCAAGTTTTTTAACCCCTGCTACACCACAGCACAGCTCAAGCCCACACTCTTCAGCAAg GTGAACACAGCcatccagctcctcctggtTGCATCCTCTCTGGCTGCTCCAGTCTTCCAGTATACAGACAGCGTCCTGCTGCAGTGCTTATG GTATGTTACAGCGGTGACGACAGCAGCGTCAGGTTATAGCTACTGGCACTACGGACGCAAGACTGTCAAGTTGCTAAATACCAGATCACCGTGA